Proteins from a genomic interval of Nitrospina gracilis Nb-211:
- the nusA gene encoding transcription termination factor NusA, whose translation MTAEVIHIIDQLCREKGIDREVLINALKSAVEAAVRKKLPDIETLQSRFNEETGEVEILTERTVVPRVSDPETQITKKQAQKLYPDAENGDVVLVKRELEDLGRIAAQLAKQVILQKVREAEIEILYNEFIDKKDDLINGIVQRFEHGDIIVDLGKAEGILPRREQVFRESFNRGDRVRAYVLDVRKTAKNTLVILSRTHVGLIKRLFELEVPEISEGMVEIMGIVREPNGRTKIAVRTNDRDIDAVGACVGMRGLRVQSIVQELRGEKIDIVEYSDDPEIFIRNALSPAKISRILMNKDAKQMTIIVADDQMSLAIGKKGQNVRLAAKLVKWKIDIKGESEAGGLLEAPSLFQKSTSPKEDFFEILKNTKGFGEKIVSILFNDNIISFDEVVKRGTAGMQELPGIGPKKAESLVEFAEEQIAKRPAAEEPAPAPAPAVVNTVEENDNLVYTSPSLKKPASKAGILDSLTESTGTEEETIDEVGETVAPPVTEEPHAETAAEETTEEEESSETGSPESEEEEQELGLEALAGVSPSIIDALSDNGFQTIAELSVTAVEELTAIEGIDEDAAQAIITQAKLLMEKYENV comes from the coding sequence ATGACCGCTGAAGTCATTCACATCATCGACCAGTTGTGCCGTGAAAAAGGCATCGACCGCGAAGTGCTGATCAATGCGCTCAAGAGTGCGGTGGAGGCCGCCGTCCGCAAAAAACTGCCGGACATCGAAACCCTGCAAAGCCGGTTCAACGAAGAAACCGGCGAGGTGGAGATTTTGACCGAGCGCACGGTCGTCCCCCGCGTCAGCGATCCCGAAACGCAGATCACGAAAAAGCAGGCGCAGAAGCTGTACCCCGACGCGGAAAACGGGGATGTGGTGCTGGTGAAACGGGAGCTCGAAGACCTGGGCCGCATCGCCGCGCAACTGGCGAAGCAGGTCATCCTGCAGAAGGTGCGGGAAGCGGAAATCGAAATCCTGTACAACGAATTCATCGACAAGAAAGACGACCTCATCAACGGCATCGTGCAACGCTTCGAGCACGGCGACATCATCGTCGATCTCGGCAAGGCCGAGGGCATCCTTCCGCGCCGCGAGCAGGTGTTCCGCGAATCGTTCAACCGCGGCGACCGCGTGCGCGCTTATGTGTTGGACGTGCGCAAGACGGCGAAGAACACGCTGGTGATCCTGTCGCGCACCCACGTCGGGCTCATCAAGCGCCTGTTCGAGCTGGAAGTGCCGGAGATCAGCGAAGGCATGGTGGAGATCATGGGCATCGTGCGCGAGCCCAACGGCAGGACCAAGATCGCCGTGCGCACCAATGACCGGGATATCGACGCCGTCGGCGCCTGCGTCGGCATGCGCGGTCTGCGTGTGCAGTCCATCGTGCAGGAGTTGCGCGGCGAGAAGATCGACATCGTTGAGTACTCCGATGACCCGGAGATCTTCATCCGCAACGCACTCAGCCCGGCAAAGATTTCGCGCATCCTGATGAACAAGGACGCAAAGCAAATGACCATCATCGTCGCCGACGACCAGATGTCGCTCGCCATTGGAAAGAAGGGGCAGAACGTGCGCCTGGCCGCCAAGCTGGTGAAATGGAAGATCGACATCAAGGGAGAGTCCGAAGCCGGCGGCCTGCTGGAAGCACCCAGCCTGTTCCAGAAATCCACGTCCCCGAAAGAGGACTTTTTCGAGATTCTCAAGAACACGAAGGGTTTCGGCGAGAAAATCGTCTCCATCCTGTTCAATGACAACATCATCTCCTTTGACGAAGTGGTCAAACGCGGCACCGCCGGCATGCAGGAGTTGCCCGGCATCGGCCCCAAGAAGGCCGAGTCGCTGGTGGAATTCGCGGAGGAGCAGATCGCCAAGCGCCCGGCCGCCGAGGAACCGGCACCGGCTCCCGCTCCCGCTGTGGTCAACACGGTGGAAGAAAACGACAATCTGGTGTACACCTCTCCCAGTCTCAAGAAGCCCGCTTCGAAAGCGGGGATTCTGGACTCTTTGACGGAATCCACTGGGACCGAGGAAGAAACGATCGACGAAGTCGGCGAAACCGTGGCACCCCCCGTGACGGAGGAACCCCACGCCGAAACCGCCGCGGAGGAAACAACCGAAGAAGAGGAATCGTCCGAAACGGGTTCCCCAGAGAGCGAAGAGGAAGAGCAGGAACTCGGGCTGGAAGCCCTAGCAGGCGTCTCCCCCTCCATCATCGATGCCCTGTCTGACAACGGGTTCCAGACCATTGCCGAATTGTCCGTCACCGCGGTGGAAGAGTTGACAGCCATCGAAGGCATCGACGAAGATGCCGCCCAGGCCATCATCACCCAGGCCAAACTGCTCATGGAGAAGTACGAAAACGTTTGA
- the rimP gene encoding ribosome maturation factor RimP → MRTGNIAATGHTMSKGSIPQAVEALVEPVVQAQGLELVDVEYKREGRSWVLRIYIDKPGGVGVEDCKKVSRMVEDMIEVDDIVRTHYILEVSSPGLDRPLKKEKDFRRYLGKKVQITTYAPIGDRRNFKGTLTNFVDGDVHVDVQGQAFAIPLKNIASARLEIEFKL, encoded by the coding sequence ATGCGAACTGGCAACATCGCGGCAACCGGCCACACCATGTCCAAAGGCTCAATACCACAAGCAGTTGAAGCGCTAGTGGAGCCCGTCGTCCAAGCTCAAGGCTTGGAGTTGGTGGACGTCGAGTACAAGCGGGAGGGGCGCAGCTGGGTTCTCCGTATTTACATCGACAAACCCGGCGGTGTGGGCGTGGAGGACTGCAAGAAGGTCAGCCGCATGGTGGAAGACATGATTGAGGTGGACGATATCGTCCGCACGCATTACATCCTGGAAGTGTCGTCGCCGGGTCTGGACCGGCCGCTGAAAAAAGAAAAAGATTTTCGGCGCTACTTGGGCAAGAAGGTCCAGATCACCACCTATGCCCCTATCGGCGACCGCAGAAACTTCAAGGGTACTCTGACAAACTTTGTGGACGGCGACGTGCATGTGGATGTGCAAGGGCAGGCCTTTGCCATTCCACTCAAAAACATCGCCTCCGCCCGTTTGGAAATTGAATTCAAATTATGA